Proteins encoded in a region of the Rutidosis leptorrhynchoides isolate AG116_Rl617_1_P2 chromosome 9, CSIRO_AGI_Rlap_v1, whole genome shotgun sequence genome:
- the LOC139866875 gene encoding thioredoxin-like 4, chloroplastic produces MSWSIHASIHKQGTVTNQIFSSFANSMNLRSEFKNSSTLDTSSLTTCHLKDKAIFDDMKWQRIHCPLVHCTGNEDPQELSDEDEELCPVECVREIKKDEELIAVIEKAKNSNTLVVVDFYRTSCGSCKYIEQGFAKLCKGAGDEEASVIFLKHNVIDEYDEQSDIAERLRIKSVPLFHFYKNGMLLEAFATRDKVRIKSTIEKYTMPFTTAAQNA; encoded by the exons ATGTCTTGGTCTATACATGCTTCAATTCATAAACAAGGAACAGTGACTAACCAAATCTTTTCAAGTTTTGCAAATAGTATGAATCTAAGATCAGAATTCAAGAATTCATCAACTTTGGATACAAGTTCCTTGACAACATGTCATTTGAAAGATAAAGCCATATTTGATGATATGAAATGGCAACGGATTCACTGTCCGCTAGTCCACTGTACGGGGAACGAAGATCCACAAGAGTTGTCTGATGAAGATGAAGAACTTTGCCCAGTTGAATGtgttagagaaataaaaaaggatGAGGAACTAATCGCAGTTATAGAAAAAGCAAAAAATAGTAATACGTTGGTTGTGGTTGATTTCTATCGTACTTCGTGTGGTAGTTGTAAATATATCGAACAAGGATTTGCAAAGTTGTGCAAAGGCGCAGGTGATGAAGAAGCTTCAGTTATCTTCTTAAAGCATAAT GTGATTGACGAATATGATGAACAATCAGATATAGCAGAACGTCTTCGTATAAAG TCGGTGCCTCTGTTTCACTTCTATAAAAACGGGATGCTATTGGAAGCTTTTGCGACCAGAGACAAGGTGCGGATTAAATCAACGATAGAGAAATACACAATGCCTTTTACTACTGCTGCTCAAAATGCATAA